CGTCATCGGAGGCGTCCCCAAGTCCGGCAACAAGGACGATCCCGATCCTGACCGGCCCGAAAAGCCCAAACCCAAGCTGAAGTTATAGCTCCTGTAACCGAAGCCATAAAAACAACCCCACTCCGCCGGCTTCCCATGAAACAGCGGAGTGGGGTTTTATACTATACAGACAACCGACATTTTACCGCCGTAAAATTTACGGCGGTAAAATGTCGATTTCCCTGAAGTTAAAAAAACATATATTATTCCTTATATATACTCAAATCCTTGTTTAAAACAAAAGAAGTATCTATATTTGCAGTGTCATCGCTCGAAGAACGAAGGACTTGGTTGCCCGCATTACCGTAAATGCGGTTTTTTTATGCCCTTATTTTTCCCTGTTTATATATTTGTTTTGGTAATAAGGTTGATTATCGCAATCAACACAAAATCCTGTAATTAATGCGTAATCCGGTTGTATGTATTCAACTATAACAATATATTGTTTACCTCTATACCAATAATAGTCACGGAGAGTTCCGTCATCTTCAATATACCGAAAATAAGTAATACGCTTATCTTCTTTATTCTCTAAAATAGGTCTTATCCAATGTACCCTATTAGCTCTTTCTTCACGAAATTCTCTTATTTTTCTGGAAGTTTTATACTTTCCACCTTTAATAGTACGAGTAATTACGTGAACAAACTTCTCATAGTATTGCTCAAAATCAACAGGAAGATTGTCTTTTTTGCTATTTTTATACAAATACGGTTTCACTTTTAAAGGAGTACCATCAATAATTACGGTATTCTCAAAAAAATCCCGATGAAAAATGGCATGAAGTTCATCCATTTTTTCTTGTTCCGTTTCTGCAACCCCGTCTGCAAAATACGGTTTTAAAGCTCCTAATTCATCTGCTACTGTCATTGCGCTTACGAGGTTGGTGATCAAAAATATTAAATTTGATTTCTCCCGGTTCTGTACCTTCATCCAAAACATAACCAGATTTCATTTCAATATAGTTGATCAGTTCTTTTTTTGCCAAGCTGCCATCTTTCTTCAAGTGAAGACCTCTCGCTTTATAAGTTACTGCACCTATGAAAAAATCTGCTAACTGTATAAATTGTGATTCATGGGAACGTATATGCTGAAAAGAAAGAAAAGGCGATTTACCATGAAACTTATTAGAGAAGACCTCTTGGATTTTATTAAGTTTTGCACGTCCTTTCGTATCTTTTATATCCAAAAATACACGGTAATTATTCATTGCAGAAGGATTAGTGTATGGATTGACAAGCAAGTAATAAATCATTTTATAGTAAAAATTATCATGCTCGCCGTTGTTGAAAGACAAATTGTCTAAACGGTCTTTGTACTTAACAAGAATACATCTGAACTCCATGTTTGAGTCAAAAAAGTAATCTATAAGTTCTTTATACATATCAATATGGGTGTTACTGATTGTATTCCATTTTATCTCATGTAAAATATTATGCCCTCGCTTAATCGCTTTTATGCATTGTTTCATTTCTTCAGTCTGCTCCTTTGGCACCTTTATATAACCAATACACATGACAGGAAAATGATCATGTTCTAAATGACAGCTTTCATCTATATAGAATGTAAATTGTTCTTTATTCATAAGGTCGCTATATATTATTCTTTCCAATTATAATTACTGAATTCTCCATTTTCTCACTTCGGGTAATACTTGCTTATCTATCTTTACATTGTATAAAGTAAGAGGATTTAGTGTATTCCATAATGGCAATGCTTTGTTTGTACCGTATATGTTCTCAACCATCGCTCCAAGTAAAGCACGCACCATTGGAGGATATTTTTTTGCAAGTATAAGTAGCTCATCCCTATCTTTTTTATTCAAATTCTGAATAATAGTCATTATACACTTACATGATTGGCTGGTAGTTGTATCCGGTATCTCTTTTATAAACTTAATGGCATCCAATAGCTGCAATAAAGGTATATTTTCCTTTGTTATGGGATTAGACTGAATCACGAAACTAATCGTGAACATTCCTCTTACCGTTTTGTTTTTACGTACATTTGTGCCAATTTGGATGATATTCGGCACTTGTGTAGTCAATCCTAATCGATTAAAAGCTAAGTATCCAGTCATATAACCAATAACTTCTCCATCCTTCTCAAGAAAGTCTTTTACAACTTCTTCTAACTTAGGCTTTAGCATTCCAAAAACACTTTTTTTAGGTTTATAGAAGCGTCCTTTTGAGATTTTGGCAATAATACCTTCAGCTACTAAGCGATTTAAGATTTTGATAACTCTTTCACTCCGTTCTGGAGACAAATTTAAATCTTGATATGTAAAAACATAATCAGACTCAAAATTTTCAATTCTTTGTCGAATTTCCTTTATCATTACCGTCTTTCTTCAATAGTTATGTCCTGCTAATAAGATTATTACCACGAGGTTGTATTAATGACATTTTTAAAGTACTTGCTATTCTTTGTCTTTCATCATATTTTACATAATTATTGTACAAATATGATTTAACACGTGCTTTTAGTATTCTTAATGCCACAGGATTATTCTCAAACTCTTTATATAATAATCTTAACTCGGGTATTGATAATTTCCCATAGCACGTCTTTATTGAAAATGATATTAGTTTCGCAGCAGGAGTATTCAATTCATTTGCTACATCATCAAAAATAGGTTTAAGATCTCTATTCCCTACTGAATTGATCACCTTTGAGAAAATACCCAAGCAAAAATTAAAAGACATTAATTGAAAGAATAAATTTATTCTTTCAGCAATTTCTGATTTAGAATCAGCCTTTTCAACTTTACTCTGAATAGAAATAGTCAATTCTTCTTTAGTGCTTTTGACTATTTTCCCCAAAAAACCTATAGTTCTAAAAGCAGTTAGATACAACTCCTTTATCATTTCATGTAACTTTTGTTTTGAAATAGAACCTTTCCTATTTTTAATAATTTGTCCTACAATTTCCAATGATCTAACAGCTTGATAGAAAGATATAATTTCAGAAGGCATATTTTGATAATCTTCTTCGTAAGTATTATCTTTCATCTGCAATTCTAACTTATCCCTACTTTCTAAGCTTTTCTCACGTTCCTGTATGGGATCTGTATTAGATCGGATAATATCATCTTTAAATTCCTGAATAATATCTTTTATTAATTCATTAAATGAACCATTCCTTTCAAGGGTTATAGGCTCAATATCATCAAATGGAATCATTGATGCTAATATTGTTTCATCTATTAAAAATGAATCTTTTGAATGATGTGCAACAAAAATCAGAATATTAGCATATTTATCAACCTGTATATTTTTACATAAATATTGTATTATTTTCCTTCCTTTTTCTTCTGTTAATATTGTTGCAATCTTTTGGGCAACAAGAAAATAGAAAATATAATTATAGCCAAAATGAAACCATTCATCTTCATCATAGACAAGAAGACCGGATCCTAATAGTTTATCCCTCACTTCGGTAAAAGAAGGTGCTATATAATTAGCTGAATAATTTTTATGAAACTCTTGAAATTCAATATCAGACAACGATTTTTTCTTTTTATCAAACAAAGAAAATGCTAATTCTGACAAATAATTTATATAAGTATCAATATCTTCATTTTTGATTTTAGCCTTTGCCGCTAAAGCGAAATGTATTAAAGACTGATAGCAATATCCATATGAAGTTTGTTCATAATTGTTAGGTTTTACTAAATTCATTGATTGAAGAATGGATAATACAAATATAGGATAGGAAGGTATTAATTTATCTCCCAAAAAAGTTTGAACTTGTTCATATGAATCTTTTGTTTTTTCTAAAAAAATCTGTTCTGTAATACTATATGGATTTTCCTCATTTAAACGATGATAATTTTCTATTAATTTATTTCTTTTCTTGTGACCAAGGGGTAGTATCTTACCACAAAAAACATCTTTAGTGGTAGATTCTAAAACAGAAATAATATTATATATAGAAGAAGTTGTAATGATAATTCTCGAAAAACGATTCTCGAGCTTTTTTAATAATTCTAAGATTGATTTATTATTCAACTCTGCCGAATTAAGATTATCTATAAACAATATCTTACATTCGTTAGAATATTGACTATATTCTTCAAATGATTTATTTTCATATTGTTCTATAAAGGCTTTTTCTAAAGGTTTATCTATTTCCATCTTCTTAAAGCATTTCCCATTAATCAACAATGGGAATTTTTGATGTAAAATAGAGTCAAGATACATCATATTAATCAAGCTGGATTTACCAGATTGATTTTCTCCTTCAAGCAATACTACTTTGTAATTTGAACTCCCTATAAAAATAGAACTGTCAACATAATTCTCATATAATTCTTTCTTTAAATCATTGGTTTTCTCAATGTCAGGATATATAAATATATCTTTCAATTTGATTTTTTTATCATCATTGAAAAATAAAGGCAGTTTCATATCATTCAAAGAAGACAAGAAGGCCTGATTTGAATGAAAATCAAGATTGTTATGTCCTATTTCTTTTAATGAAAACTTTTGTTCCTCCTGTTGTGAGTAGATAGTTCCATTCCAATGAAATGGATAATTAAATCCAATCCTATTTTCTGTGTTTATGATGAACACTTGAAAACCTGAATGAACTTTTTTTGCTTGATTCATTTGTAATGCCTCTCCTGCAAAAATATAGCACTCCTTATGTGTGTTTAAGTCCGTATGAATCATTCCTTGCCTTTCATGTTCATGTCCATAAATAACTACATCAGAAAAGCTATTGATCAGTTCGGAAAATTCATGCTTATTATTTTCTTCTGTATTAGGATTTAACCAAGATGAATGATGATGAAAAACTGATATATTTATCGTTGCTTTTGTATTAATAGTCTCTTCTATATTTTTTATAGGATAGAAAAGACTACCAACATTTTCATTAATAGAAGACATCCAAGCTGTATTAAAAGAATGAAAAATAACAACCTCTTTTTGTATATCATCTATATATTCCTTGTAAATACATGGTTTGGTTTCTTGTCCATTAATCGAGCTTTCAAAATTCCAAAAAGGTTCTTGCACGATAAGACATTGTTCTATAACACTATTATCATCACCAATATAATCATAATTCATATTTTTTATAGCATTTTTTCTCGCCTGTCTATCCATATTGAAATTGCAATCATGATTTCCGGGAGTAAAAATTATTTGTTCATAGACCTTATCTTTATACAATGTTTTAAGTAAACTTCTTATTGAATTCAAAAACTTTGAAGCCAAAATATATTCTTCTTCACTACCAGAGTAAACAACATCACCTGTAAACACTATATATATGCGATCACATTCTTCATATATCGTTTTGACGGAAGCAACAAGAGATGAAAACTCACTCAAAATCCAATCAGTGGCACTTTTTATGTGAGAATCTGTAAAGTGTAATATTCCTAATTTCATAAATGACAGTTTTTGCAAAGGTAAAAAAACGCCCAGTTTTTACGCCACAAAACTGGAATATTTTTAAGTGCATACATAAAAAATGATACCCCTCCGGACCGCTGTCCTTTGAAGTATCACCATTCGAACAAGAAAAGAAACTTCATCCTGTTTCACAACTGTATGAAGTCATTGCCATGACAAACACCAATACGCAGTTTGGGATTTCCTGCCTCACGGCAGTAGTTTCACCGGTACAAAGCAAAAACATGGACTTATTCTTTCGGCAGCGGATAGCTCTCGGACAGTTTGTCCTCACGTGCCTGCCGTTTTATCTCGTTCTCGTCGAAGTTGTTGCGGATGAACTCGTGCAAGTCCGACTCCTTGTAATATGTCTTGTGATATATCGAATAGAACTTCAACACCCCGTTATTCCGGTATCGTTGCAGCGTGCGTTTGCTGATGCGCAACAACAGGCATACTTCCTGATTGTCGTACAGACGCTCTCCGTTCAGGTAGTTCAGGTGCTTTTCCCTCGTTTCCGCCTTGTCCAGCTTCCGTGAGATGCGGTACAGCTCACCCATGATACGTTCCATCCATGCTTCAAATTCCGTTTTATCTACTAACATACGCTTTCCTCCTTAAAAGTTCCCGATAACATAATAGCTCTGGTTATCGGATGATTTCAGAATGATTTCTTTCTCACGCATGAACCTGATGTAGCTTTTCGCCGTACGTTCCTTCACTTCCAGTATCGACTGGATTTCTTCCGCAAGCTCCACATAAGTAACAAAGCGCCTCCGGCTGAATACCTCTTTGGCCACCGCTACAAGCTCATCCTCTTTGCGCTTGTCCTTTTCCTCTTTCGGCTTTTCGCCCAGATAGACGTGCATTGGAAAATCCAGTGTAAGCTGCCCCCTAAAACCAAGCGATTCTGCCCCCTTGTGCTAAAATAATCCTACCCCCTTGATTCCAATATAAAAATACCCCTGCTTAGCAATGCCCGGCAGGGGATTTTTCGTAGATTTGATTCCCGTCTTGACCGGTGGGATAAAATCATTTCTACTATGACAACAAAGATAGCAAACATCCTCCAATGTTACGCATTGGGGATGGGGATAAAGCAGATAAGCAGGAGCTTTGAGCTTTCCCGCAACACGGTGCGCAGATATGTGCGCCTGTTTCAAGAGTGTGGTATACCGATAAAGGAGTTGGCCGCCATGCCTTCCGCTCGCATCCAGGAAATGTTCTCTGAAGGTGTTGGCCGTAACAGGGAACCGTCACAACGCCAGCTTGAGCTTGAGGCACTCCTTCCTGAGTATGCTGCCCGGCTTAGCCGCCGAGGCGTAACAGTGAAAACCCTGTACGAAGAGTACCGCGAGACCCATCCTGACGGATACAGACATGCCAGTTTCGGCAACTATCTCATGCGTTACCGTATGGTGACACATGTCGTAGGCCATGTCGAGCATTATGCCGGAGACCAGATGTATATCGACTTCGCCGGTGACAAACTGGAAGTCGTTGACAGTGAAAGCGGTGAATGTCGCAGCGTTGAAGTGTTCGTGGCCATACTTCCGTGCAGCCACTATACCTATTGTGAGGCGGTCTGGTCCCAGTCAAGGCAGGACTTGATTAAGGCGTGTGAGAACGCGCTTCATTTTTACGGCGGGGTTCCGATGGCGATCGTACCAGACAACCTCAAATCGGCGGTAACCCGCAGCGACCGTAACGAGCCGGTAATCAACGAGGAGTTTGCGGCATTTGCCGAACACTACGGATGTACCGTATACCCCACACGGGTACGTCATCCAAAGGACAAGGCCTTGGTGGAGAATGCCGTGAAGCTGCTTTACCGATCCGTCTACGCTGACATCGAGGGTCTTGTATTCCACTCGCTGGAGTCTCTGAATGCGGCCATATCCGAATCGCTCTCGGCCTTCAACGGACGCAGGATGAGCGGGCGTCCCCAGTCCAGACGGGAACAGTTCGAGCAGATTGAGTCCGACTGCCTCCGCCCGCTTCCCGCCATACGCCATCAGATGAAAGAGCGACGCTCCGCAACAGTAATGCGTAACGGCTATGTCACCTTCAGGCTTCACCATTACAGCGTACCGAAAGAGTATATAGGCAAACGTGTCGAGATTGTCTATGATGCGGACACGCTGGAAATATATCATGGCCTGCGTCTGGTGACCACACACCAGCGCGATGACACGCCATACTCCTATACGACCAAGGATGCCCACGGACTGCCCGGACGTCATGGAAGTTATGAAAAGGATCTGGAACAGATTTACGAACGGGCCGGCCAGACAGATAACGTCCTGCGGCTGTATCTGCGCAAGGTGGCGGAACTCAAGAAGTATCCTCCCGCGGCGTTCCGTTCATGCAGAGGCATCATGGCGTTGGAGAAGACCTTCGGGCTGGAACGGTTGGTGGCGGCAAGCGCATGCGCCACGCAACTGCGCCTATACGGATATCAGGAGATAAGGCGGATCCTTGAACGCGGGGATGATGCAGACTTCCTGTCAAAAGACGACATCGACGATGAGGTCCCCGTAACATCTATCCACAAAAACATCCGCGGAGCAGCCTACTTCGCACAATTAAAACATTTAAATAGAGACAACAATGGAAACAAATAATCTTACCGCACCGATAGCTGTCGAAAAAGACCGCAACACGTTGACAATCGAACTGATGAACCGTATGAAGCTGCACGGCATGGCCGCCGCCTTCACTGAAAGCCTGACCTCCACTATGGCAGAAACAATGACAATCGACTCTTTCCTGCACATGTTACTTGCCAGGGAATGGGACTACCGTGCCAATGCAGCCATCCAACGCCTTATACGCGGGGCGGCGTTCCGCTACAAGGCCTGCCTCGAGCAGATAGACTATGCAATCCCGCGTGGCCTTGACCGCAATCAGATGGAGCGGCTTGCATCGCTGGAGTTCATCCGCAAGGGACAGAACCTCTTCATCACAGGGTCATCCGGTACCGGGAAGAGCTTCCTTGCCACAGCAATGGGGTATGAAGCCTGCAAGAAGGGCATACGGACATATTATGCGAATGCTCCGAAACTTATGGGTACGCTTAAGGTGGCAAAAGTAAAAGGCACACTGGAATCGGAACTCAAGAGAATCGAACGGAGCACGCTGCTCATATTGGATGACCTCTTCCTTGTGAACCTTGATGCCAAGGAACGCCCCATCCTGCTCGATATAATAGAGGACCGACATGGGCGCAAGTCCATCATCATCACCTCGCAACTGCCAACGGACAATTGGTATGATGCAATCGGAGACCCTACAGTAGCAGATGCCATTATGGATCGTATTATACATACGGCGCACCGGATTGAGCTGACAGGAGAAAGTGTCCGTAAAATGGCTGCATACAGAGGGAAATAAACTAAAATAATAATAACCCCATCGGTCAAGACTTTTTAAGGGGGCATTGTTGAATGTTTTAAGGGGGTAGAATCGCTTGGTTTTAGGGGGCAGCTTACACTGGATTTTCCAGACTTTACACATAAAGTAGATATAATGCGAAAAGGAAAAATGAAAATTTTCAAAAACGCAATAAGATCTTTTATTAAAGAGTTTAAATCTTATAACATAAATGAGATTGAGGATATTAAGATCCAAGAGTTTATAAATATTCATAAGTTAAATATTCAAGATATTGAGGAGCTTTATACAGAAGCATGGTCTCGAAGAAGTTAAATGAGTAAAAGAAATATTGTAAAATCGAGAAGTATAACTATCTTTACCCCAGTATTCTCCATGAGCAAACTACCGCAAAAGCACGTAGCAAATTAGTGGGTTAAATCATGGGATATGCTTGAAGCTAAAAATATAAAGTTTTAAATATCAGCGTGGTAACTCTCTTAGGAGAATCCCAGGCGGATCACTGAAAAGCTGGACAAAACCAGACAACGAAAAGAAAACTCCCACAATACCAATATATTGTAAGAGTTTTTTCTTTGTATAGCGTCCATGACCCAAGATCTAAAAAAGGTCACAGAAAGACACGCTTTCGTGACCTAAAATCAACGCAAAAGAGTAACCATTATATCCAATAATAAAGCCTCACCAGATGAAAAACGATTACTTCAGCTTCAAAGAGTATCAGAAAATATAATATACTCCCATTCTAGCCCTCCAGCATGCTTATGTTTAGGATCATTTTTACAACACAAACAGATTGCCGAGCTTATACTATATTTTTCAGCAGCTTCTCTAAATGTATTAAAAATCTCTCCTGTAGTGATACATCTTATTTTCCTGCTTCTTTGTTGTATCGTATTCTTCAATTTGCAACTTTTACAGCCACTTCTCCGCAATAAATTTCCCGGATATGCCTGCCAAGTCTTACCACATGCACTACATTGTACCACTATAGGTTTATGCCTACTTACATAGGTTCCTATAATTTTAATTGTAGGTAATAGCTTTGCGATTTCCTTAACAAAATCATCATGGGTCCTCCGTGCTTTATTGGCACATTTTGGACAGCCGGTTCTATTATGTTTCGCTACAAGATGATAGGGTTGGGTAGACCATATATAGCCGCATACTTTACATTTTATTCTTATAGAAGTATCAATATTGATATATTCTGCCAGAGGGATAATATTGGGCTGTAATAAATTTAATCTTTCAACAAAGTCATTTTTTTCTCACTCACTTGTACCAAGGTCCGAATTTAATCCGAATTCGGAGAGGATCTTTTTTGTTATTTCAATCAGTTTATCTGTATTACGGCGAGAAACAAGATCGCAATGTGTCACCAAGCAATTATCGAAAGGAACTGTTGCATCATCATAGTGGTCGTATATAGTTATGAGTTTGATACCTTTATCTTTGCACAATAGATGCTTTTCCCAGTCTTTCGCTACTATATTTTTATGCCAGTGCCACTAACCGGGTTCTACGGCTACTTCTAAATCAGGCACATATATGTCTAATTCAACCCCTATCACCGTTTTTTCTCTTGACATGACTTTAGATTCGCCCAGAATATGAGCAAATGAGTGATTGAAGCGGCATCAGTGTATGATTGTTTATATACGTTGCACCTTCGCTGGCTACAAGATTCGGATCGATTTTATGGAGACGTTCCAAAAATATCTCCATTGTCAAACGCTGAGACGCTCCTTTCTGGGATCGTCCACATTCCGGACATCCCCTGCCACTAAGAACATGTGCAGGAGTGATATCACACTCATGTCCACATTTCAAGAATCTGAATTTAGTTTTTTCGAGTGCCTTCGCATACCGACCAGTTATGATAACGTCATCTCTCTGGGATTTTAAGTCTTTCACAAACTCTGAATGAGATTTCAGTTTGACTCCGGCACACTTGGGACAGCCATGACCGTGCAATAGACTTCCTGCCCTTGGTGACCATTCACAACCACATTTGTCGCATCTTACAGCAATTTTAGAGTTGTAATCCTTGTATATTCCCAAGACAGTAACTTTTAAATTCTTTGCTTTCAATTCATGACAGAAGTCTATATGATTTTTTTTCTTTGCCATATGACTAAAACCGGTCAAGTTATAAACTAAATGATATTCATCAAGCCGGTAATTATCTCAACCTGAATTTTACCATCTTTCTTGCAGCACATTTCTCAGTCAATTCTTCTATAGTCTGAGTTGCATATTGTTCTGATAGCCCTATTTCAGCTGCCAACGTAATGACGTCAGCAAGTGCAAGCTCTCCTTTTCCATTAATAGTCGTGGTATGGTAACCATTAAAACCGTTACTTAGCAAAAGGTCATAAGCCAGCGAAAGTTTCCATGATCCGTTAACCCATTGGAAAAATAAGTTTTTGGCATAATCATCCCTATTTGAAATCAATACATTGAAGTGATAATATATTATCATTTATTTCATCTTCCCCAATATCTTAGGAAACTGCCAAAAGAACAACAGCGTACAGCAAATTGCAGCCGTAGCATCAGATATAGCCTCAGCTGCATATACTCCGATCACTCCCATATAATGCGGCAGTATCAGTGCTAACGGAATCAACAGAATGGCCTTGCGGAGCAAAGCGATAAAAATGGATATCTTAGCCTGCCCCAATGCAACAAACATATTCTGACAGGCACGTTGCAAGCCGAATATGGTCATACCACCTAGAAAGACAGGCATAGTCCAACGAATCGTTCCTATCAACCTTTCATCACTTGTAAAAGCAGATGCAATCGTTGAAGGGAACAAGATCATAAGTAGCATCAGAATCAGATTAAAAGAGAACATGGTGATCAGTGCAATACGGAAACAGTCCTTCACACGCTGCTTATCATCATGGCCATAATTGTAACTTACAACCGGAATAAAGCCTTGCGCAAACCCCGTCAGCGGTACACTGGCAAACTGCATCGAAGTCTGTAATATCGTCAACGCACTAACGTAAATATCTCCAAAATCTTTCAAGCTACTATTCAGCACAAAGCCCACCAAACTCTCTGTACTGGCCATAATGAACGGAGATACTCCCAGCCCCAGCATCGCAATAACAATCCCTCGGTTTAACTTCATATAGCGCCTCTCCAAAGGCAGAGAAGCCTTCCGGGAGAACAGGAAAGACAGTACCCATGCGGCACTGCAAGCCTGAGAAATCACCGTAGCCAAAGCAGCACCTTTCACCCCCATATCAAACCAGAAGATAAATATAGGATCAAGAATGATATTTAATAAAGCTCCGATTAAGACAGAGCACATGGCAATGGCAGGACGCCCCTGCGCATTGATAAAGGAATTCAGCCCGGTGGAAATCTCCACAAAAACAGTTCCCAGCAAATAAATGGAAAGGTAATCGACCGCATAGCCCAATGTATGTTCCGAAGCGCCTGTAAAGAGCAGGATAGGCTCCATGAAGGTATAGGCAATGAAGGAAGTAATTAAAGTAAATAGAATCAGCAAGGTAAAACCATTCCCCAATATCTTTCCGGCACGCTGGCGGTCACCTTGCCCGAGGGCTATGGCAGCCAGTGGCGCACCACCTCCACCTACAATTGCTGAAAAAGAAGAAATCAATACCACGAGAGAAATTGTTACCCCTACGCCTGCCAATGCATCCGTCCCAATACCCGGTATATGTCCGATATAGATACGGTCGACAATGCTATAAAGCAAATTGACGAATTGTGCTGCTACTG
The nucleotide sequence above comes from Bacteroides intestinalis DSM 17393. Encoded proteins:
- a CDS encoding MATE family efflux transporter, which encodes MINKYEERLGTERMLPLVFKMALPAVAAQFVNLLYSIVDRIYIGHIPGIGTDALAGVGVTISLVVLISSFSAIVGGGGAPLAAIALGQGDRQRAGKILGNGFTLLILFTLITSFIAYTFMEPILLFTGASEHTLGYAVDYLSIYLLGTVFVEISTGLNSFINAQGRPAIAMCSVLIGALLNIILDPIFIFWFDMGVKGAALATVISQACSAAWVLSFLFSRKASLPLERRYMKLNRGIVIAMLGLGVSPFIMASTESLVGFVLNSSLKDFGDIYVSALTILQTSMQFASVPLTGFAQGFIPVVSYNYGHDDKQRVKDCFRIALITMFSFNLILMLLMILFPSTIASAFTSDERLIGTIRWTMPVFLGGMTIFGLQRACQNMFVALGQAKISIFIALLRKAILLIPLALILPHYMGVIGVYAAEAISDATAAICCTLLFFWQFPKILGKMK